The genome window GCTTCATATGGCCTGAGGTGAGTCACACCATCACAAGGATTCCCTGCATGTTTTAAGAAAGTACAATGTACAAAATAGGACATAGGAAACCAAAGCTGTAAAACACAATGTTCTCTTTTATGACTATTATTATGTAAATTAGCTCAACAATGTTGTTAACAGTGAAATACAGCTGTAACAAGCCATCAAAATTCCCACCACGCCTCTCTCCAGGTGCTCAACTGCAGCCTCTTCCCACCTCAAAACGACCACAACCACATGTGCATGGAGGGCCCGGGGGATGAGGACCCGCCCTACCAGCCTGTCCGCCATCCTCCCCACCAGGAGGAGTGCCAGGCATTGGGATCGGCACCCGACCAGTATACCTGGTTAAAGCAGACTGAGAGCTGCACTCTCCAGTGTGGCTACGACAGCGGGCTCTACCGACGCGGGGCCAAAGTCTTCACGGATGCGTGGATGGCAGTGTGGGCTGTGCTGTGCTTCCTGTCAACCACCCTGACAGTCCTGACGTTTCTGTTGGATTCACAGCGCTTCTCCTACCCGGAAAGGCCCATCATTTTCCTATCTATGTGCTGCAATCTGTACAGTGTTGCCTACCTGGTAAGTGGAAGAtttacagtacatttacattGTCCCATTGAAGTTAATTTGTTTGGGGagaatgaataaaaaagaaTCTATCAAAAAGCAGTGGTATAAAAACATTAACTAAAACATAATTTAGACCAGTGGGCCAGCCACGGGACCCAgttttctccttagtcattagtctAGGGTTTacacagttaaatatattcaACATCATACTTTCATTAGGCCATGTCATCAGCTAGTATGCTGTCTGTTAaacactcactctacagcaggaaacaacacttcaaaacaaaacttctgtgccagaaattcactttACAAACACGACAAGTTTGCCAATcgcttgtggtccattcagaatggaccagcgacccacttttggaccatgacccaccagttgggaactactgaTTTAGACTATAGTGGTCATTATAATATGGACTATAATgctaatatttaatatttgaatttcaaaatatACAGGATTAGATATAGCAGTGTTCGCAAGATAATGGAATTTCTAGCTTAAATAcagtaccttgaaaaatatccatattcaatttcatttaaaaccatACCATGAGGATTAATGTACATTATTAAAAAATGAGTATAACAAGGCTACAACACGATGACTGATGCTCATTTTCtagttagtagcagagaacagcagaatgactgtagtaaacgTTAACACACTCCTATTGGTGTATTACACTGCTGAAAATGAGACCCAAacagtttcaaatattcagaatccacatgtattgataaatcaATTTTTTACCTTGCCTTTTTTAACATTTGGCCAGGGACAACAGATGCAAATTAGGCTAACAAGGCTTAGAGTTTTTATTCCTGTCAATCAATGAGCTTTgtccaataaaaataattatattaaatttattaaaggaacaataaCTGCACCAAGAAATTAATGGGGTGATCCCCATGAAATGTGTGCATTATTCAACAAACCAAAGCAAATACAGATACCAGTCAAAACAATAAAGTAGTAATAAACCTAGTTTTAGGGTTTTTTAATTACCAAATactaataaaacatgtttatgttcTGCATATCTAAATGGACAAGTCAGATTTTGAGTTGGTTTGTAATAAGAATAACAGATTATGTgactttatgtctttttttgtattaatattttttttaaccattttcttTCCACTGTCACTGTCCGTCCTTTCCTGCAGGTACGGTTGACTCTGGGCAGGGAGCGTGTTTCCTGTGACCTGGATGCCACCGCTGTCCCGATTCTAGTACAAGAAGGGTTAAAGAGCACTGGCTGTGCCATCGTCTTCCTCCTGCTCTACTTCTTTGGCATGGCCTCCTCACTCTGGTTagtacaaacatacacacacacacacacattttatcgTATCAATCTTTCATGTCTTTGTCCCATTGTCATCAGCTGTTGTGAATGGACTTTTGTAGAACAATTGGAACACAAGACTTGCATCCTGTTTTCTTTAAAGTCTAACTATCCTGTCTCATAACCTCTGGACTAGATGGATTCATTTCCACGCACAAAGGCAGGctttgtaaaaaaagaaaaagaaaatgccacTTTTTGAGTGCGTGCTGTACTACAGTCTCAGTGGAAGCACTCTGCTGTCGCAGcgctttttctttccttttcactTTGCCCTCATTTTCCTGTTTGTCTTCACTTTTTCCTTTTGGAAGAGCAGCAGACTGAAAAGCCCAAGGACCTCACTGTCTCCTTAAACATGATCACATCCATCTGTTATGTAACTCATAACTATCTCACGATGAGCTAATTACAACAGAGGGAATTTTAAGGAAATGTTATATAGAGGGCAAAGTTAAGTTTTGAGCTCTGCAGCAGTAAACAGTACAGCCCACTGTAACCTCAGCATCTTGTTTCCAGGAAACATGTGATTGTTATTTGCAACTGAATTGAATGCCGGTTCAGATATCTGATAACTGCACATATGAGCTGTGTTTAACCTTTTCTCTTACTCTCCttgtgctctctttctctcaggtGGGTGATCCTGACCCTCACATGGTTCTTGGCTGCTGGACTGAAGTGGGGCCATGAAGCCATTGAAATGCACAGCTCCTACTTCCACATAGCAGCCTGGGCAATCCCAGCCGTTAAAACCATCGTCATCCTCATTATGCGACTGGTAGATGCGGATGACCTGACTGGACTCTGCTATGTGGGCaaccagcagcaggaggcactCACAGGCTTTGTGGTGGCACCGCTTGCCACATACCTTCTAATAGGTAATTACAACATGATAGTATAATCAGTTTATCTATTTATTAAGTTTCcttatttattaaaataaacagtgcttataccagaggtgtggacttgagtgGACTAGAGTCACAAATTGATGACTTTTGACACAATTTGACAAAATGACTCATGTCCTCatttggacttgagccttttgacttttgacttgaaaatacttgatactttTCCCCAAAGATATTAAAGTAGgtcatttaaaaagtgtgccatgaatcaatttatttcccCTTATTTCCTGAATCAGCTAACATTCACGCTATTCATTCCCAAGTCGACATTTGAGCGCTCTGACATATTTTCCGCATTGAACGTCTGCAGACAGCTGTAATGACCTGGGCGCACGAATGGTTCTATTCATTGTACAATTTGGGGCTCTGCCTCAGTTTCCAGCAAATAAAAGGAGGGCTGGTAGGTGAGCTTACCGTCCTCCTATTGCAGTGACTGTGGAGAGCTTGACCACAGTGTTTTGGACAAGACTGGAGTATAGAACAAGAGGCTGGAGGATGCGCAGTTGCCATGCTTGCTGTACATACAGTTTGCACGGTCACGTGGGTGGATGACGATATTTATGTCGCATGGACCAAAGCAGACCGTCGCAGACATGGAAACTATGAATTGGCCCTAAATCCTCAGATGATGCAATTAGTTTGAACCTATCCGAATTTTGTTTGAACTAGAAAAGCACAAAGCCGCTTCTGGGCCGCTTTTGGGACACACGCAAGCAAGAGGTAAGCAGTGAGAATCCAGCCTTTACTCTTCTGCCACCCGGATGCAGGTTTCCATGTTAGCCCCACCCAGACATCAAGTTGGGAGGCAGTTTTAATCAACAGCAGCGTCTTGTACATACTGTGTCATTGAGTCAGGAAAACCCCCATTCAGTCAGACGATAGACTTCATGTATTCCTGACAAGCCCAAGTAGGCGTACTCGCACTGCCAACCGGTGGCGCACGTCTGGTCATGGAATGAATCTATTCTAAAACTCTGTGAATACACAGTGCCATTTAgtgctattttattattttatccactttgcttcaaccaatcaccatcatctgttccttgtcccattatccacctttcctgaaaatttcatcaaaatctgttcataactttttgagttattttgcagacaaacaaacagacaaacaaacagaccaatgccggcgaaaacataacctccttggtggaggtaacAAATTGCAGTATGTAAAATATGAAGGTTGAAAATCACAGGCGAAGATGCAAAAACTTCCAGCAAACATGTTTTAAGACataaaacacaaatttaaaaaaaactgttgtgattttttgtaaatttaatgtaTTATTGCTCTAttgttaaaatgacattacatttggtgaagagcgcATTATGATTTGTTTAGGAAACTCAAAGTTTATGACTTGGGAGTTGATTTGGAACTtcagtgcaaagacttgagacccacttgtgacttgcaaaaaacaatgacttggtcccacctctggctTATACCTATGTTACATATACACAGGCCCCACAGTCTTTCTCTAATAGGTATAATCCCAAGTTCTTTAACTGCTTTGTGTGACtgtcattatgtttttttcttatatcTGCTGGTCTTTATTTGACTATCGTTTCCCTCTCTGAACCTCAGGCACTCTGTTCATCTGTGCTGGCCTCGTGGCTCTTTTCAAGATCCGCTCCAATCTGCAGAAGGACGGCGCCAAAACAGACAAGCTGGAGCGTTTAATGGTGAAGATTGGTGTATTTTCTGTTCTCTACACCGTCCCGGCATCCACCGTTATTGGCTGTTACCTCTACCAGCTCTCCCACTGGGGGGAGTTCAGAGCCAGCACCCGGGACTCATACGTGGCATCAGAGATGCTTCGAATCTTCATGTCACTGCTCGTAGGCATCACATCAGGCATGTGGATCTGGTCAGCAAAAACCCTCCACACCTGGCAGCGCTGTTCTGCCCGCCTGCTCAGGGACAGCAGGGCAAACCGAGGGGGCAAAAGGGCTCCGGGCGAGGGCTGGATCAAACCGGGGAAAGGCAACGAGACAgttgtgtgaggaggaagagagagggaaatggACTTCTACCTGCTTCTCTGTCACTTACAGATACTCACTCTGCCGAACAAAAGGtggagaggacagaggaaagAGATGAGAAGGAGAAGCAGGAGTTTCTCAAGGAAGCCACTGGATGTAATGGCATCATAAAAGCTCGCTGAGAGTCTGCAAGCATGCCTCACCCCCTCTAACTGCCTCTTACAGTGATAATGGAGGAGAAAAGTGGAGGATTGGGTCGTACATAAGTAGCAACAGTAGCCTCTCTACCTCTGTTAGACTTCTTTTGCCCAGAGAGATAGAGAAAGTGGAAaatgaaggagacagagagacgaaAAAAGGCAGAACAGAAGCGTCAATATGCAGACCTGGCACACCCACAAGCTGTGTAGCACCACGTCTACCTCTCTGCCTCGCTTTCCTCCAGAGCCCTCAGCAGAAGAGACTGAACCTGCTGGAGACAGTAACCCTGATGCCGTTGTGTCTTTTGGGGGTCTTTTGAAGTTTTGAATTTTACACTGGAGAGTCCTGGTGCAGACATTATACAGGTGTAGGTTGATGTTTCCCAAAAGCATCTGAGTTCctgtgagggttttttttatgtcCACATGGGAAATTAGAAATGAAATCCCAGACCAAGAGTAATTATAatatcataaaaacataaaatatggcCTTAAACCTGTGATTTGTTTACTTTTGAACCACGCTATTCTACATTTTTGTAAATTATTATGTTTTGTACAATATGAAAGAGCAGGTGATTTTATTACTCAGAATTTTTTGGGGAAACCAGCTCTAAGCTGTAATAATGCACTATAATTCTCGACAATATGTGAAGTGTCTGTGCTTGTCACAAGTGCATTACCAGGGACGGCAGTGATGTAACAACAAATCATTACACAGTATGTTAATATGCAGAGAGCCTTTAACAATTTGGTCGATTTTCATTGTGAACGCTGCAGAAAAAATAACTAATTAAGTCACAATcactttttttaacaaatattgtGAAGGCAGGAGCAGCTAAACATAATgagagattatttttttaatgtgtaattGAGGTAAAGTCTGTGGTAGCTATAAAGCTCACTGCAATGAATCCTGGGAGCCCCCCAGCCGTGCCTTTTATTGACCCATAAATGTGCAAGCGGTGAGGCGTCTGGGAAATGTAGGCCTGTGTGTTTTACCTCAGTAATCTACGGGAAGCTCAGCTAACTTCTAATGATGTGTGCAGTCTTTGTGCAAaccctgtactgtatatgctctTGAGTTACCATGAAATCCAGGAAATTAAATTATTCCCTCTGCCCTCTTTTCCAAACACCGGACCCGAGGCACGTCGAAGAATTACACGTTATTAGACAATCACTTGCCAAAAGACACATTATGCAATAACAGAGCGCTGTCACAgacacatgcatgtgcacatgcacataTATGCAGATACACACAGAGGAATCAGTTCCCACGAATCTCATCCGTCAGCAGTTATGATCGCTATCAGAGTAATAACTCCAATAATAGGAGACGGTATCTGCTTAATTATGTCTGCTTTCCATCTTTTTTAAGCTATGATTCTTCATCCCTTCAATTCATAAGGCCATCACTGTCTGTTCTACCTGCATATCTGTCTGTCCGTGTGTCTGATGCTCTCATTAGCCCGCTGCCTGCCTGTTGCTCTTTAACCTCCTCTACTGCATGGCTCATTTCCCAGACAATCAAGTCATCCCTGGCAAAGATTATTGTACATCACATTTCAGAAATTCACGGACGATAGGGACGAGATAACTGCTTATAGAATGTACTATAAGCTTTAATTACAGTGAGTTACACCTGGTCGTTCTGCTGCACTCACCAAACCCTGCAACTGCTCCAGTGTACCATATATTTGCCTGACAATCTATCTAGCAAAGCTCTTGCGTTTCAGTAAGTCTTTGAATGTATACGTGGGGGGTGTCACGTTACGTATGCCTTCTACATTTAAGTAAAGAAAATTTGATTCTTGGCTATTTCAATGCATAAGGGCTTGAAAAATTTGGAGCTTTGCCCCTGTGTGTCATTTGAAACCATATAGTGCCTCCCACAGCTCGTCACAGGTATTTTAACATTGAAGGGGACAGAAAGTAACTTTAAAGTGTGCACTGCCTTTTACCTAAATCATGCTAAATGTAACAGCAGCCTTATTGCATTCAGTTTACTTCTGGTGGTTCTGGTGAAACCTAGAATGCTGTAAAAAAAGCAGTTTTTCTCAAACCAGCACACTTTGGCACACTTATTGAATTTCCAGAGTCAAGCAAACATTACAGCGAgttaaaatgaattgaattaaCCTCTGACCACCTCCCCTCTGAGCTAATGCAGTTTCCCTCTGAAACTCAAGTTCTGGCCGTCCACTCTGGTATGACCACACTGAGCTTCAGGTGACATTTCCAAACAATCACTCAACAGTGGTGCCTTGAAACCTGCTGAGTGTGTGCCGCGGCGTAATGAAGACTGAGAACCACTGTTACTACAGATGTGTGAACGCTTTTTCAGAAGCCCAGATATGCATTAAAGTTGGGGGTCAGTTCGTTGGCGCTGATCGTAGCCTTTAAGGTCTAGACTGTTCCTTTTGTGTAGAGAACACGTTgtcttgatgatgtcatcaatgtATTATAAAGAAATTGCTAATTTATCCTTGTAAAAACGTGACAGCAAATTTTaagactgtttgttatttaaaaacacttttgtaTCAGAAGAAGATGATTAATAAAAACTTTTTGGTTTCCAATATGTGGATGCAAGTTTCTgtattcgtgtgtgtgtgtgtgtgtgtgtgtgtgtgtgtgtgtgtgtgtgtgtgcttcaaaTAAGTACAATAGAAATAGGGCTgcaacagtttttctttttttttttacaattaatctgctgattttttttttttttgtgactgcTTGATTAATTTTTTggtcaaggtaaaaaaaaaagccttttacaATTTCCTGGGTGACATCTTTGACTGTcttattttgtccaaccaaTAATTCAAAACCAAAACACATTCTATCACATTcgacaaagaaaagcaacatatTTTTACATGTGGTATCTTGGCTGATAAAACTATTAATAGATTTTCCAAAAAAGATGCTAACAAACTCATCTGCCAACTTATATAACTACTGCTCTACAATACGATACGACTTTATTGTCCCTGAGGAAATTTGTTTTGGATACATGCCGTACCTGCCGTTAAAATGATACAAAAAGTCTGTACATACAGTTCCTACATATACAGTCCATACACAGAGCTGTTGCAATTCTCAATCCCACATACCTACAGTACATGTACAGACTGCCATCAACCAACAAATTCCACACTGCCCAGTGCACCACACATCTGTTTTACATAGTCATCATAAAGATTACATAGttatgatgttaaaaaaaaaaatatacacacacatatatatatacatatgtacatatatacacacataaatacacacttacatgcacatacatacctacacatacacactgtatgGTTGAGCTACAGTTAGCTTCCCATTTAAGGCTTTAATGGACAAGGGGACAAGAGTGTTTTTTAAGCGGTTAAGCCATCTATCAATCTGATCTATTGATTTACTGACTAACTACTTCGACTTCAAATGGAGTTAATGTCATGTATTTAGACCTGTACAGCTGGTAAACATGCTGATACTATTATATTGCtatcgtgatatgagactaaTATTTCTTAGGGCGTTTTCAGACCTGAAAGTCCAGACCAaggttcatgtttttgttacattgtatacatttggTCCCTTGGTTTTGCATTCACAATGCAATTCTGTGAGCGGACTAAAGAACTTTACATGACATATTTACGTTCATCTACGTGGGTTGCGTCACCTTATATTTGACATCGATTGGTTTATAAATGGGCGGGGGTCTGACATCAGCGTGTTGTCAAGTAGGCGGGTCGGAATCCCCTCAATGTTTACAAACATTACCTCACGCAAATGAACGAACCGTTTCTAATAATCACCACGCTACTCATGCTATTATGGCATTGCTATCAGCTGCAGCACCAACCTAGAGCACAATACTCGCGGCTCatacaaaaatgaaatataaatctGTCATCGTCGCCtgcaggaaggaggaggaggagacagctaGTAATGTTAGCAATGCTGAGAGCCCTGCCAACACGGGAGCGACCAGTGTCGAGGTGAGTGACCATAGACGGCTCATTTTTGATGGTGGACTTGACTTCTCTCCTGGCGGAAATGAACAACCAGCACGCTAGAATTTCCTGTCAATGGTCTGAAAGTCCGAACCATCCAAAAAAATGCTTTCACACTAGTAACGGACCTGACCATGGTTCTGTTTGGTCCGGACCGAGGCAACCTCTTTTGGCCGGACCAAATTTCGGTTGTTTGGTCTGGACCGTGATCCAGGGGTAGTTTTCACACCTGCGGACCAAACCGGAAAGTCCAAAAGTCTGCACCAAACAACCTAGGTGTGAAAAGGCCCTTAGTttcaaaggctgcattacagttaaGTGGTGTAAtcttctgaacttaccagactgctCTAGCTATTCTATTATTTGCTCTTTGTTACCATTAGTCAAAAATCAAGGTATTCGGTCAAAAATACTGTGATGTTTGATTGTCAAATCACCGAGCTGTATAGAGCAGGTATCAAAGACAAAGGCCCAGACGCACCAGGAGTGGCATAAAAGAACCCATGGCGACAAGACCAACTGCTGCGTCGTCTGAAgcgtctcagccaaaaagttgcacttgaacatgCCACAAAACTACAGTCATCATCCAACTCGCACGAACATTCTGAGCCTGCATAAGATAAAATAACTCTCCAAACAGCAGgcagcagtagtctgtatttgtcacttaaaaaaagaaaaccagagGACAGACGGGACGGATTCAAGACACTAGTTAACCAGTTACACACAACCCgatgtttaaaaaacaagggATATTTACTGAGCAGTGACACAAAGAATCCCAAACTGTTTCTGCTGAACTCACTggctaaaaaaaatcttacctaacaacacgtttgtttcaatctcaggccctcttgactttagccatttgtttgctttccatAACCATGTTCCCTTTTcttgcactgagctgaactaccAGTCAGAGCTATGTCTTGCACAAACGGGCCTTGCCATCTCTGATGCTGATTCAACACGCTGAATCGGCCGAAAAGGGGACGAGGGCTGACTAGTGCAGTACACACCTCAAAAAGTGgggcaacagatgctcactgGAGGCCCGACCGCTGGCTTGGTGTGCCAGGGCCCTTAGAGGTTAATGAGCAATCCTGCCTCAGTGTGTCATGTAAAGACATCTCCGTGCCCTATGAAACCAGCTATTGGGTTGTTAGGAGTGAGTGAGCAAAATGATTGAGTGATTCTGGGTCTATGTTGCATCTGAAACTCCTCTCCTCGCATTTGTGTTCACTTAATGAGTTGAACAATGCTGCCACCTCTTGTCTGATGAACAAATTAACTGTCTGTGCTTCATCAGGCGCTAACTATATCTCCACATAGAACATCCATACAGCAGCGACTCTGTTTTGATCTCtttcacatttctttttaaCAGTTTCTTTGGGTTAGGATAAGAAATGCTCCATGACCACTAAATTTGTTTTGAATCcacagtggaaacacagtgattatACTGTGTAAACATTACTGTACCATCAATCACATCTCATCAGCTATGAACTTACAACCTCCCCAACACACACGCTCACTTACACGTACACACAGGAACACTCACAGAGGCACACATACACCTCCTCGCACTTCGAAATTAGTTGTAATTTGGTTTTCACAATTACACTTAATGCAAGCTAGGCTGTAATTTACCAGCGCAGGGGTAAAATTGCATTTGGAGAAACTGATTAATTCTGGGCATGctctagagtgtgtgtgtgtgtgtgtgtgtgtgtgtgtgtgtgtgtgtgtgtcggcaaaagagaaaaagacagagtcCAAATATCTAAGTCTGCAGCTCAGATTGCCTTCctgtaatttactgtgagtgaaTTGAGTGTTTGTTTAAGAACTCACTCAAAGGCCTGAGGTAAAGGGAAAGTGACAGCATCTACTGCTCTATTGTTTCCAGATGTGgctccactaacacacacaaacacacacacatgcgcgcacgcacacgcatgcatgttcacAAACTGACATGCACATTCACACAAATagacagaaagaggaggagctggagacgTTCAATGCTCTGAAATTCATACCCTACATGGTGGTTTCTGTATACaacagtgagtgagtgtgtgtgtgtgtgtgtgtgtgtgtgtgtgtgtgcgcgtgtgggTGTTTGTGCAAGTCTGTGTCAAAGCACACAACCAAATGCCACAGGTCATTTTATCTCCAGGCTTCTCCTCCCGGGCAGCAGTTTCCACGTTTCTGTGGTTCTTTGGAGATTCAGTAACTTGTCACACATACAAATCtttaacagctaacagttcaCCCTGAATGCTGATTTTCCAGACttaaaaataacagaaaattaCACTTCTAACTTTAATTCTTACTCACAAATGACAGCTTTTACCGTATAACCTCTGGATCTCCGCTCTTGCGGTGACATTTAGACACAAGCggttcacacacacgcacactcagtAACACACACTTTGTTCCACTCCGTTAGCAGGCAGCATGttagtgtttcttttttcttacaaAGCCGAAATGTGAAAGGGCCCTATTAAAATTCCTTGGACTAATATTCCTGGGAATATATTTTTTAGTGTTGAGTTCTCTTGTGTGTATacgtctgtgtgtgcacacatggctgtgtgcatgtgtaaagTGGAAAAAGGGATTGCAATAAAAACTGAGTGACAAAGAGTGGGAGAGATGCTGACATAAGGACCATGAGACAGAGAAAttcaagagacagaaaagaagaagtgaaagaaaagggaaatatGGAGACAAAAATAGAGAAGGGAGGGAAAGTGAGAGTGCcaagaagagagaaaaggaaatcTGTCATCCTCCAACGGCAGAATGCTGCAGCTGTTCCCTCTCAGTAATGTTGAAATCATTTTCCCATTCTGCTCAGCGTCTACGCTGTATGAATAGTTCTGAGTAATGGCCACCACTAGGGATTCTGGGTGACGTAGTCATCTTGGCCGGAGAGCCAATTTGGTGCAAGAAGGATTTGTAAATCCTGGTTCCCCGGCCAAACAAGCTAACGAGTTGAGACTGAAATCTGAAAGCGCGGCCAAGAGGGAGATTGGAGAATTATTCACCATCAAGCTGAAACAGAGAGCTCTTTATGCATGGCAGGGGGTGTGAAGGATTGGATTTATTTCATGCTAGACAAAGATATACTGT of Epinephelus lanceolatus isolate andai-2023 chromosome 4, ASM4190304v1, whole genome shotgun sequence contains these proteins:
- the fzd4 gene encoding frizzled-4, whose product is MPGMMMMSFSGAALLLLSGLVGPLCVVHAFGDEVEEMTCDPIRISMCQGLGYNVTKMPNLVGNVLQSDAELQLTTFTPLIQYGCSSQLKFFLCSVYVPMCTDKVPIPIGPCGSMCLSVKRKCLPVLHEFGFIWPEVLNCSLFPPQNDHNHMCMEGPGDEDPPYQPVRHPPHQEECQALGSAPDQYTWLKQTESCTLQCGYDSGLYRRGAKVFTDAWMAVWAVLCFLSTTLTVLTFLLDSQRFSYPERPIIFLSMCCNLYSVAYLVRLTLGRERVSCDLDATAVPILVQEGLKSTGCAIVFLLLYFFGMASSLWWVILTLTWFLAAGLKWGHEAIEMHSSYFHIAAWAIPAVKTIVILIMRLVDADDLTGLCYVGNQQQEALTGFVVAPLATYLLIGTLFICAGLVALFKIRSNLQKDGAKTDKLERLMVKIGVFSVLYTVPASTVIGCYLYQLSHWGEFRASTRDSYVASEMLRIFMSLLVGITSGMWIWSAKTLHTWQRCSARLLRDSRANRGGKRAPGEGWIKPGKGNETVV